One Sparus aurata chromosome 5, fSpaAur1.1, whole genome shotgun sequence genomic window carries:
- the gnb1l gene encoding guanine nucleotide-binding protein subunit beta-like protein 1 isoform X1: MSRPAPCPIYTLRGAGGPLNTLHFSCHGRDTPLLYSGSGKGGIHIWNLNTRRAEKIVEGHSGNSVIWVSTLQETDTLISQGRDMQVCLWDLSEGRSEMVDSVWTGSVGFCQCSTLETSPGNYLLAFAGQQTEEIKIIELSSKTPVCTLVPDAKLGMVMCIKLWQPDSGTGPLLLAGYEDGSLLLWDVTQRSKLSQAKAHPEPVMCLTFDTKRLRGISGSSEKKLSSWMLDRQNNLQLQDCVTMVNPGVSQLCIRGDGKLLASAGWDHRVRVFGWKKLRPLAVLQYHTDMVQSVAFSDHQDPKQRLLAAGSKDQRISLWSIYNEGADTG, from the exons ATGTCTCGTCCTGCACCGTGCCCCATCTACACCCTGAGGGGGGCTGGTGGGCCCCTAAACACCCTCCACTTTAGCTGTCATGGAAGGGACACTCCCCTCCTGTACTCTGG GTCAGGGAAGGGGGGTATCCATATCTGGAACCTGAACACCAGGAGGGCTGAGAAGATTGTGGAAGGTCATTCTGGTAACTCGGTCATCTGGGTCAGCACACTGCAGGAGACAGATACCCTCATCAG TCAGGGACGGGACatgcaggtgtgtctgtgggATCTGAGTGAAGGTCGCAGTGAGATGGTGGACTCTGTGTGGACTGGCAGCGTTGGATTCTGTCAGTGCTCCACGCTGGAGACGAGCCCTGGAAACTACCTGCTGGCCTTCGCCggacagcagacagaggag atcaagataattGAGCTTTCCAGTAAGACCCCAGTCTGCACCCTGGTACCAGACGCCAAGCTGGGGATGGTCATGTGTATCAAACTGTGGCAG CCAGACTCAGGGACCGGACCTCTCCTGTTGGCTGGATACGAAGACGGTTCCCTGCTGCTGTGGGATGTAACCCAGAGGTCCAAGCTGAGCCAGGCCAAAGCTCACCCTGAGCCTGTCATGTGCCTGACCTTTGACACCAAGCGTCTGAGGGGGATATCAGGCTCCTCTGAGAAGAAACTCTCCTCCTGGATGCTGGACAGACAGAACAACCTGCAG cttcAGGACTGTGTGACAATGGTCAACCCTGGGGTTTCCCAGCTGTGTATCAGGGGGGATGGCAAGCTTCTGGCGTCAGCGGGCTGGGACCATCGGGTGCGGGTATTCGGGTGGAAGAAGCTTCGACCGCTGGCTGTGCTTCAGTATCACACTGACATGGTGCAGAGCGTGGCCTTCTCTGACCACCAGGACCCTAAACAAAGACTGCTAGCTGCTGGATCCAAGGACCAGCGGATCAGCCTGTGGTCGATATACAACGAGGGAGCTGACACTGGCTGA
- the gnb1l gene encoding guanine nucleotide-binding protein subunit beta-like protein 1 isoform X2 — MSRPAPCPIYTLRGAGGPLNTLHFSCHGRDTPLLYSGSGKGGIHIWNLNTRRAEKIVEGHSGNSVIWVSTLQETDTLISQGRDMQVCLWDLSEGRSEMVDSVWTGSVGFCQCSTLETSPGNYLLAFAGQQTEEPDSGTGPLLLAGYEDGSLLLWDVTQRSKLSQAKAHPEPVMCLTFDTKRLRGISGSSEKKLSSWMLDRQNNLQLQDCVTMVNPGVSQLCIRGDGKLLASAGWDHRVRVFGWKKLRPLAVLQYHTDMVQSVAFSDHQDPKQRLLAAGSKDQRISLWSIYNEGADTG; from the exons ATGTCTCGTCCTGCACCGTGCCCCATCTACACCCTGAGGGGGGCTGGTGGGCCCCTAAACACCCTCCACTTTAGCTGTCATGGAAGGGACACTCCCCTCCTGTACTCTGG GTCAGGGAAGGGGGGTATCCATATCTGGAACCTGAACACCAGGAGGGCTGAGAAGATTGTGGAAGGTCATTCTGGTAACTCGGTCATCTGGGTCAGCACACTGCAGGAGACAGATACCCTCATCAG TCAGGGACGGGACatgcaggtgtgtctgtgggATCTGAGTGAAGGTCGCAGTGAGATGGTGGACTCTGTGTGGACTGGCAGCGTTGGATTCTGTCAGTGCTCCACGCTGGAGACGAGCCCTGGAAACTACCTGCTGGCCTTCGCCggacagcagacagaggag CCAGACTCAGGGACCGGACCTCTCCTGTTGGCTGGATACGAAGACGGTTCCCTGCTGCTGTGGGATGTAACCCAGAGGTCCAAGCTGAGCCAGGCCAAAGCTCACCCTGAGCCTGTCATGTGCCTGACCTTTGACACCAAGCGTCTGAGGGGGATATCAGGCTCCTCTGAGAAGAAACTCTCCTCCTGGATGCTGGACAGACAGAACAACCTGCAG cttcAGGACTGTGTGACAATGGTCAACCCTGGGGTTTCCCAGCTGTGTATCAGGGGGGATGGCAAGCTTCTGGCGTCAGCGGGCTGGGACCATCGGGTGCGGGTATTCGGGTGGAAGAAGCTTCGACCGCTGGCTGTGCTTCAGTATCACACTGACATGGTGCAGAGCGTGGCCTTCTCTGACCACCAGGACCCTAAACAAAGACTGCTAGCTGCTGGATCCAAGGACCAGCGGATCAGCCTGTGGTCGATATACAACGAGGGAGCTGACACTGGCTGA